ACTTTTCGGCTTTAAAATCGCTTAAATTCAGATCCAATCAGTTCTGAGTAACGCACAggcttatttttattcaaacgCTGAGCTCACACTTCTGTATTTTACCCTAATTAAATTGTGTTATTTGTTAATTTAAGTGTGTAATTTAATATATTTGGTGTAAATAGAACAGATCCTATCATTTCTGAGTTGAGGACAGGCcaacttttattcaaatgttgatggattttttacacaaacacattaaagcTGTTTTAATCTGTCATTTAAATTATGTGTCACTGTTAtctatattaaaggtgcaccgtgtaactttttctggtgaggAGTCCaccctgccacctgcttgtctccatggagattattatAACTTTAcctacaatgtttttatttttctatagcaataaaaaacacctaaTTAAATGAGATGGCTGGACAGAGAgaggtttaataccatactgtggaacattccaggcaaagcaatagcgtttccatagagatgagcAGGTTGCAGACCCTTCAACAAAAAAGTTAGAGCAGGTGATACAGTGCTGCATTATAACTGATTGCTCAGAGCAGAGAGAATAAGCAAATTGTGGTGTAAAACGACTGAATGTAGTTTTactctttttcactttttaatcaAGTTTTGTTTAAAAGTGTGACCTGAAAGACTTCTTAAAAGTAACTAGTACTCGGAGTTGTATTTCTCATGTGTAGTTTTTACTCCTACTCAATTACAATTTTGCCAGCAGTGCTTATATCGTTTATAATTCACTAAACTTTAATATCATTGCAGTGCCTCTTGTGATGCCAAACCAGCCGGActcaaagccccgccccctctgcaGAGACAGGCTCACCCATTGGCCGCCCAGCCTGTCCGCCACTGCCCTCAGacactcccccctcctcctccacctcctcctcaccacaGCCTCCCACAGAGCCAGAACCAGCCTTTTGTACTGCCCCACGGACCAGCGCCCCCCAGTGGAGCCTACAGCGCACAGCAACGGTCAGTCAAGTTGAGAATAAGActgtttctgttatttattcaactttaaCAAGatcttttttaatgtattatttattttgtagttGGTAGAGGTTTTTACCAGCttcttgtttttatgtttggatttaaacaacacattttcagtatttgtgtacttatatatttgtttctgtagGTTCCAGAGGCAGATGTCAGACCCCAGCCTACAGTTCCTTCCCTCtggctcttctggctcctctggctcctctcggCCACTGTATCAGAGGCACCACTCGGAGCCCCTGGTTCAGCCCGGGGCCCCTCTGTTTAAACAGGAGCTGGTGGACCCCATGTATCCCACTCCTGTACCTGTACCCGGCCCCGCCCCACCTCAGCAGGGATCATACCCCCTCGTCTCCATCAAACAGGAGCCCAGAGACCACGGCTTCGATACAGGTCAGAAAACAGGTCAAAAGTGTGTTCACGTGCTAGTTTTTATTGCTTTCAACCAACTCTGAACTAGACacgttattattttttaaggaAGTGTCCAGACGAAATCCCAGAGTCTTTAACTTCATTATTACTATAGTGGGTTTCGTCTGGTCTCtccggtttcctccatcaactcAAAACGCACACAATGGGTGAAATCTCCCTGCTAaattagtcctgaccaagactcaaactcaaaatctggagatgggtccactgctcctgaaggTTTAACCCAATgccactgaagaatgggtcaaatgcacaggacaCATTTTTCTAGTGGAACAATAAAGTCTACACAGTTGGGTTGTTCTTTCCGGGTTTGGCTTAACAGACTTTTTGATGGAAAACAATTGAACTGATGCATTGTTTTCTAACAGAGAAGacagtttcatgtggataggcccagtaattaaaaatattcaacccctttttttaattcaaatataattCAAATACAAATTACTCTCTTGACCTGGTTTATCGCTGTCTTCCAGATGTCCAAAGCTGCCAATCTTCATTTGATAAACCAACTCATTTGTACCGGAATAACCAGCAcggtaagttttttttttgttttttaatgtatatttagtttagttatttttgattttgatgtataaacatacttttattttcatttaatgcATCTAAACAGGATTCCcacacagagagccacagatgTACTACGACGACACGTGCGTTGTTCCCGACAGACTTGACGGTGAGTGAACGATTATATCAATGTTTCTATAAAACTTATGTAAGGCTTTGATAtgagtaaaggtgcactatgtaacttttcttgtcgtgtccgccacctgcttgtgtccatggagatgttattactttggcAGGAATATTagtcagtgtggcattaaacaagtCTATCGCCATTGAGAGAAGCAAGTGACTACcaaggacaagttacaggcAATTTAAAAGCTATataatttttaatcgctatggcaactgtccaaatttttcatcattctgaaaagcATGGATAGAAAAAAACttgcaagatggataagttaATTGTCATACTGTAAAACgttctaagcaaagcaacatctccaagcagatcaaaaaagttacataacgcaGCATTTTAATGTAACAGTTTTGCTCGTCTTGAATGTTCTGCTATAGGTTACTGTCATTTAAAAACCAAAATGTCTCCCTCTTTCCAGGTAAGCTGAAGTCTGAGGGTTTGCCGTATCAGCGCCGCGGCTCTCTGCAGCTTTGGCAGTTCCTCCTGACTCTGCTGGAAAACCCAAACAACTCCCACCTCATCGTGTGGACCGGGCGCAACATGGAGTTTAAACTCATCGACCCAGAAGAGGTAATGGACCAGAAAATAACTTAGATATTTTCAAAGTCTGCAGCACAAAGACCTCCACCAGAATGATCTGTTATTGCTCCATCAAAAGTATTTCTGCAGTTTTCTCTTAGatttacacacaaaatatatactGAAGCCAAAAATCTAACTGACAAACCAATCACAATTACAtccaaatgtcaaaaacaattccaattgtaatattttatctGAATATATTGTGtggcgtagtcattttggtacaaatgaagaaaaatctgctgctcactaACATGATCTGCAGCTCTCCAGAGCAGGGGCtgacagctccacggctctttgttgtgatgccgTTGCTGtaaacgtcagctcccactgggcaccgcagttttctaacgcagaagtcagcgggcttgtttcttttaagttgttttagatgaatattgcaatttaaaatgtgcaatttataacataatgatccacaggtttAGATTGTAACGATAGAGCAAACAAAGGCatctttaaatctttaaatattttcatgGTTTTAGGTGGCTCGTTTGTGGGGAGTTCAGAAGAATCGTCCGGCCATGAACTACGACAAACTGAGCCGATCTCTGCGGTACTACTACGAGAAAGGAATCATGCAAAAGGTGAATGCTTAAAAAAGTTTTAAGGCATTTTTTTGTCtcgtccaagacacttcttcagtcaAACCAGTCCTGTCTGTTTAGGATCTGGTATTGAATTTTCTTCTGAATGCTGTTTATTCTTACAGGTGGCTGGAGAGCGGTACGTGTATAAGTTTGTGTGTAACCCGGATGCCCTCTTCTCAATGGCATTCCCAGAAAACCCGCGTCAGAACCAGATCAAACCGGATCCGGACGCACCGCTTCCTGTTCCCGACGAGGAGGGCTTGGTGCTGCCCCCTTTTGAGGAAGAGGGACCCTACCTTCCCGACGTCACGGAGCAATGCATCATGGAACTTCCTTACCCGGAGTCCTTTCCATACCAGAGCATAACAGACTCTTTTAACTAAAccccttttttattattattcacatgtTAACAAGTTGTTCTAAATTTACACAACTGCAAAAATATTTTCCCTaatttttatgtacatttttgctGGATTCAGTCgtgaacacattttgggttaaaTTGCCTTTTCTTGCCAGTAcaaaacagtatttttaaataGTTCTGATGCAAAATACAATCTCAGATAATGTTTAAAAGTAGCATTTTATACAAGGAAATTACTGAGGtctaaatacaaaatttaactttttggtTTGTAACTCCTTTGTACAAATTTGAGTGCAGTTAGCTGCTTGACAATACATGCAATTTAATTATTAACTGAAATTACTATGAAATACCaaatttttgttcattttaatttatgaaggtcaaatgcattttttaatttCCCAAAATGGTTTCCAAATTTACAGATGACTCAAATgtttatattgtaatatttaaGTGAATTGTCTCAGTTTTCATAGCTCTTACTTTCATTATTTGTTCAAGTCaaaaatggtaaattgtcaGAAATCTTTCAAGTACTTTGTtgtattta
This genomic window from Periophthalmus magnuspinnatus isolate fPerMag1 chromosome 2, fPerMag1.2.pri, whole genome shotgun sequence contains:
- the LOC117380569 gene encoding ETS translocation variant 5-like, whose amino-acid sequence is MDGFYDQQVPYGVPERRCPAEEDGRLNSRKRKFMETELAQDTEDLFQDLFQLQEIWIAEAQSPDDEQFVPDFQPNNVSVSGPVVQRVKKEPSPSSQSPCRTPHRDMCLYPYSASCDAKPAGLKAPPPLQRQAHPLAAQPVRHCPQTLPPPPPPPPHHSLPQSQNQPFVLPHGPAPPSGAYSAQQRFQRQMSDPSLQFLPSGSSGSSGSSRPLYQRHHSEPLVQPGAPLFKQELVDPMYPTPVPVPGPAPPQQGSYPLVSIKQEPRDHGFDTDVQSCQSSFDKPTHLYRNNQHGFPHREPQMYYDDTCVVPDRLDGKLKSEGLPYQRRGSLQLWQFLLTLLENPNNSHLIVWTGRNMEFKLIDPEEVARLWGVQKNRPAMNYDKLSRSLRYYYEKGIMQKVAGERYVYKFVCNPDALFSMAFPENPRQNQIKPDPDAPLPVPDEEGLVLPPFEEEGPYLPDVTEQCIMELPYPESFPYQSITDSFN